A single window of Sporosarcina sp. Marseille-Q4943 DNA harbors:
- a CDS encoding ABC transporter ATP-binding protein, which yields MEKVLLEVRDLRTSFYTDDGEVKAVDGVSFTLPQGKTLGIVGESGSGKSITALSLLKLLANNGKIIGGQINFKGKDLLSFSDKQMRDIRGNAISMIFQEPMTSLNPVFTVGHQISESLMKHQDLSKKAAHLKSVELLKLVGIPSPDKRVKQYPYELSGGMRQRVMIAMALACNPEILIADEPTTALDVTIQAQILRLIRDLQKRLGMSVIMITHDLGVVAETCEYVAVMYAGQVVEYSDVVTLFQKPKHPYTIGLMNSLPRHDVELEKLESIRGNVPNPKEMPVGCRFAPRCPAATDLCRNVMPDLLKDDEGNDVRCWIYSEKWEGESEVIVYGEKRIAQSRGAETILSD from the coding sequence ATGGAAAAGGTTTTATTGGAAGTGCGGGACCTTCGCACGTCCTTTTATACAGATGACGGGGAAGTGAAGGCGGTCGATGGCGTAAGTTTCACGCTCCCGCAGGGGAAGACGCTCGGAATCGTCGGAGAGTCGGGTTCAGGCAAGAGCATTACAGCGCTTTCGCTTTTGAAGCTTCTCGCAAACAATGGAAAAATCATCGGGGGGCAAATCAATTTCAAAGGGAAAGATCTATTGTCTTTCTCGGATAAGCAAATGCGCGATATCCGAGGGAACGCGATTTCGATGATCTTCCAGGAGCCGATGACGTCGCTGAATCCAGTCTTCACGGTCGGCCACCAAATTAGCGAGTCGCTAATGAAACACCAGGATTTGTCGAAGAAAGCGGCGCACCTCAAGTCTGTCGAGTTACTGAAACTAGTCGGGATTCCTTCACCAGATAAACGCGTAAAGCAATATCCGTATGAATTGTCGGGGGGAATGCGGCAACGTGTCATGATTGCAATGGCGTTGGCATGCAATCCGGAAATCCTCATCGCCGACGAACCGACAACAGCGCTCGACGTGACGATTCAAGCGCAGATCCTTAGACTCATCCGTGATTTGCAGAAACGGCTCGGTATGTCGGTCATTATGATTACGCATGACCTCGGGGTTGTGGCGGAAACATGCGAATATGTCGCCGTCATGTATGCGGGGCAGGTCGTTGAATATTCGGACGTTGTGACGCTTTTCCAAAAGCCGAAGCATCCGTATACGATCGGTTTGATGAATTCATTGCCGAGGCACGACGTCGAACTTGAAAAGCTGGAGTCGATCCGCGGCAATGTGCCGAATCCGAAAGAGATGCCGGTCGGTTGCAGATTTGCGCCGAGATGCCCAGCGGCGACCGATTTGTGCAGAAACGTCATGCCGGATTTGTTGAAGGATGATGAAGGGAACGATGTGCGTTGCTGGATTTATTCGGAAAAATGGGAAGGTGAATCGGAGGTGATTGTCTATGGCGAAAAAAGAATTGCTCAAAGTCGAGGGGCTGAAACAATACTTTCCGATTAA
- a CDS encoding ABC transporter permease produces the protein MSKFIIRRLLQTIPVLLGVSIVVFSMMYLIPGDPAQIMAGEGASPKTVEQIREKLGLNEPAPVQYLSYMKSVVKGDLGNSVRSGRPVMDEIKARFWTTVELSFYATILAVFLGLIAGIISAVRHYTWSDISIMIVALFGLSMPNFWFGLMLIQWFAIGPDWMPEFMKMRASGWGDDWRQMLLPVITLGTGGAAIIARMTRSSMLEVIGQDYIRTARAKGMGERVVIYRHALKNALIPVITVVGLEFGGFLGGAVLTESIFAINGMGRLTIDAIRTRDFPIVQGTVLIISFLFVFVNLLVDISYRVLNKRIDLN, from the coding sequence ATGTCTAAGTTCATTATAAGGCGCCTGCTCCAGACGATTCCGGTCTTGCTGGGCGTTTCCATTGTCGTGTTTTCAATGATGTATTTGATTCCGGGGGATCCGGCGCAGATTATGGCAGGTGAGGGGGCATCACCGAAGACGGTGGAGCAGATCCGGGAGAAGCTCGGTTTGAATGAGCCGGCACCTGTGCAATATCTCAGCTATATGAAGAGTGTCGTCAAAGGCGATCTCGGAAATTCGGTTCGTAGCGGACGTCCCGTCATGGATGAAATAAAGGCGCGGTTTTGGACGACCGTGGAGCTGTCCTTTTACGCAACGATCCTTGCCGTGTTCCTCGGACTGATTGCGGGCATCATTTCGGCTGTTCGCCATTATACATGGTCCGACATTTCCATAATGATTGTTGCCCTATTCGGATTGTCAATGCCGAATTTCTGGTTCGGACTCATGCTGATCCAGTGGTTCGCAATCGGTCCGGATTGGATGCCGGAATTCATGAAGATGCGTGCATCCGGCTGGGGCGATGATTGGAGACAGATGCTACTTCCCGTCATTACGCTTGGGACCGGAGGAGCGGCAATCATTGCGCGCATGACGCGTTCGTCGATGCTTGAAGTGATCGGACAAGATTATATTCGGACGGCGAGGGCGAAAGGGATGGGGGAGCGCGTCGTCATCTATCGCCACGCACTAAAAAATGCATTGATTCCTGTTATCACGGTTGTCGGCCTTGAGTTTGGAGGGTTTCTCGGCGGAGCTGTATTGACAGAATCGATATTCGCCATCAACGGCATGGGTCGTCTGACAATCGACGCTATCCGTACGCGGGACTTCCCAATCGTTCAAGGGACTGTCCTCATCATTTCATTCCTGTTTGTATTTGTGAACTTGCTCGTCGATATATCGTACCGCGTATTGAACAAGCGGATCGATTTGAATTGA
- the nikC gene encoding nickel transporter permease, with translation MVQHTPVAQIGQKRSSPRVEAYKTFWRRLRKNKAAVVGGVLILLFILTGLVGPFMTSLDPNATQISNKLKPPSAEHWFGTDNYGRDIFTRIIHGMSITMKVGFFSVALGGVVGVFLGIISGYYGGKLDTVIMRIMDVLLAFPGILLALAIVSVLGGSVQNVIIAVGIFSVPAFARIVRGSTLSVRKLEYIDAVKALGAKDGRIIFKHILPNVMSPIIVQLTLRIATAVLTASGLAFLGLGAKPPTPEWGAMLSEGRTYMREAPHLVLFPGVMIVIVVLAFNIFGDGLRDALDPKMKK, from the coding sequence ATGGTTCAGCATACACCTGTTGCACAAATCGGACAGAAACGGTCAAGTCCTAGAGTTGAAGCATACAAGACATTTTGGCGCAGGCTCCGCAAAAATAAGGCTGCCGTAGTCGGCGGAGTCCTGATCTTACTATTCATCTTGACCGGATTGGTCGGACCATTCATGACATCGTTGGATCCAAATGCAACACAAATTTCGAATAAATTGAAGCCACCATCCGCGGAGCATTGGTTCGGGACAGACAATTATGGGCGGGACATCTTCACGAGAATTATCCATGGAATGTCGATCACAATGAAAGTCGGTTTCTTTTCGGTCGCTCTTGGGGGAGTGGTCGGCGTATTCCTTGGCATCATCTCAGGCTATTACGGTGGGAAGTTGGATACGGTCATCATGAGAATCATGGACGTCCTTCTCGCGTTTCCAGGCATCCTCCTTGCACTAGCAATCGTTTCGGTCCTCGGAGGCAGCGTGCAGAATGTTATCATCGCTGTCGGAATCTTCTCCGTTCCGGCATTCGCGCGGATTGTGCGCGGCTCCACACTATCAGTAAGGAAGCTGGAGTACATCGACGCGGTGAAGGCGCTTGGGGCCAAGGATGGAAGGATCATTTTCAAGCATATTTTGCCGAATGTCATGTCACCGATTATCGTTCAATTGACGTTGCGGATTGCGACAGCTGTCCTGACAGCGAGTGGACTCGCATTTCTCGGACTAGGTGCAAAGCCGCCGACGCCAGAATGGGGGGCGATGCTCAGCGAGGGAAGGACTTATATGAGGGAAGCGCCGCATCTCGTTTTATTCCCTGGCGTCATGATCGTCATCGTCGTACTGGCATTCAATATTTTTGGGGACGGACTGCGGGATGCGCTTGATCCGAAGATGAAAAAATGA
- a CDS encoding DUF6612 family protein, whose protein sequence is MRKFATWALAFVFALSFAWPSMPAAAQEGSLKLVVDGVEVEGYEQPFMSQGKVLIPVDNLFQEAGFNVTKEAPGKLNVTNTYLTLDFDIADQQISVNGKATNEVFPLTLRNYGNYITSDFLDSLEGFDVTVSEEDNTVNVTTNRVQDIDAFLEKLMGADLQSYEAKMTLDQSMEADTEELSMNMLMDMDMSVTTDPVGLYMTQKMSMNMGEETEELTTEAYFTEDGFFQSDGDQWLKFPAELTDGLLEASMTQADPVAQLQLVKAFMKGIHVFEYDDVYIITQTMTNEEFKSMMKEALSLFSGLLPEGVDSIVTEAEGTVVEEEEAAEEATSEEEAAAEEDAVAEEEAATEEEATEEDAVVDAYLEDGEAEFDMGSILDMLDINIEKYFVVTVVDKATLFPQSTSGTTIIKMSMDGETVTIKQLIDGVFSKFNEVKAIKVPADVIEKAVTWDLGAELEAEKAAE, encoded by the coding sequence TTGAGAAAATTTGCAACATGGGCCTTGGCGTTTGTATTTGCTCTTTCATTCGCTTGGCCAAGCATGCCGGCAGCAGCTCAAGAGGGGTCTTTGAAGCTAGTTGTCGATGGAGTTGAAGTGGAGGGCTATGAACAACCGTTCATGTCTCAAGGCAAAGTATTGATTCCGGTCGATAATTTGTTCCAAGAAGCGGGCTTCAACGTTACGAAAGAAGCACCAGGTAAATTAAATGTAACGAATACGTATTTGACACTCGATTTTGACATTGCCGATCAGCAAATTAGTGTAAATGGCAAGGCGACGAATGAAGTGTTCCCACTTACGTTAAGAAACTACGGGAATTATATTACGAGTGATTTCCTAGATTCATTGGAAGGTTTTGACGTGACTGTGTCCGAAGAGGATAATACCGTCAATGTCACGACGAATCGTGTGCAAGACATCGATGCATTCCTTGAGAAGTTGATGGGGGCGGACTTGCAAAGCTACGAAGCAAAAATGACGTTGGACCAATCGATGGAAGCCGATACGGAAGAGCTCTCGATGAACATGCTTATGGATATGGATATGAGCGTCACGACGGATCCGGTCGGACTCTATATGACGCAAAAAATGTCCATGAACATGGGTGAAGAGACGGAAGAACTTACGACTGAAGCGTACTTCACAGAAGATGGCTTCTTCCAATCGGATGGCGATCAATGGCTCAAGTTCCCTGCAGAGCTAACGGATGGCCTGTTGGAAGCTTCCATGACGCAAGCCGATCCGGTTGCGCAATTGCAGCTCGTGAAAGCGTTCATGAAAGGCATCCACGTGTTCGAATACGATGACGTCTACATCATCACACAAACGATGACGAACGAAGAGTTCAAATCGATGATGAAGGAAGCATTGTCTTTATTCTCAGGATTGCTTCCGGAAGGCGTTGACTCCATCGTAACAGAAGCGGAAGGCACTGTTGTGGAAGAGGAAGAGGCTGCTGAGGAGGCAACTTCTGAGGAAGAAGCCGCTGCGGAGGAAGATGCAGTTGCTGAAGAAGAGGCTGCCACTGAAGAAGAAGCGACTGAGGAAGACGCGGTAGTGGATGCCTATCTAGAAGATGGAGAAGCAGAATTCGACATGGGGTCGATCCTTGACATGCTCGACATTAACATCGAAAAATACTTCGTCGTAACAGTAGTGGACAAGGCGACATTGTTCCCACAATCGACTTCAGGCACGACGATCATTAAAATGTCGATGGACGGCGAAACAGTTACAATCAAACAACTGATCGACGGCGTGTTCAGCAAATTCAATGAAGTGAAGGCAATCAAAGTACCAGCCGACGTCATTGAAAAAGCAGTCACGTGGGATCTCGGTGCAGAACTCGAAGCAGAAAAAGCAGCCGAGTAA
- a CDS encoding ABC transporter ATP-binding protein — protein sequence MAKKELLKVEGLKQYFPIKGGMMGRTVNYVKAVDDISFTIYEGETVSIVGESGCGKSTTGRAILRLEEPTEGVVTFNGMELTSLSKREMRKQRKDLQIIFQDPYASINPRQTVSDVLNEAMTIQNVLPAKDRRARIIELLETVGLNEYQADRYPHEFSGGQRQRIGIARALSVNPKLIICDEAVSALDVSIQAQVLNLLKDLQRDFKLTYLFISHDLGVVRHISDRVIVMYLGKIIEIGDKYSIFENPKHPYTKALLSAIPVPDPTREKKHIVLTGDVPSPINPPEGCRFHTRCPFAQEKCKVDVPGLRTHESMIKGHKAACHFVEEIENGELQVKGFEEAVF from the coding sequence ATGGCGAAAAAAGAATTGCTCAAAGTCGAGGGGCTGAAACAATACTTTCCGATTAAAGGCGGAATGATGGGCCGCACCGTCAACTATGTGAAAGCGGTCGATGATATTAGCTTCACGATTTACGAAGGGGAGACGGTCAGCATCGTCGGTGAGTCCGGCTGCGGGAAATCGACGACGGGCCGCGCCATCCTCCGATTGGAAGAGCCGACGGAAGGCGTCGTCACGTTCAATGGGATGGAACTGACATCGTTATCGAAACGGGAGATGAGGAAGCAACGGAAGGATTTGCAGATTATTTTCCAGGATCCTTACGCTTCCATTAATCCGCGGCAAACCGTGTCAGATGTTCTGAATGAAGCGATGACAATCCAGAATGTGTTGCCTGCCAAGGATCGGAGAGCGCGTATCATTGAACTGCTGGAAACGGTCGGGTTGAATGAATACCAGGCGGATCGGTATCCGCACGAATTCTCCGGCGGACAGCGGCAGCGCATCGGTATTGCCCGGGCATTATCGGTCAATCCGAAACTCATCATATGCGATGAAGCCGTTTCGGCATTGGACGTCTCCATTCAAGCCCAAGTGCTGAACTTGCTGAAGGATCTACAAAGGGATTTCAAATTGACGTATTTATTCATATCACATGACTTAGGTGTCGTCCGCCATATTTCGGACCGGGTCATCGTCATGTATTTAGGGAAGATCATCGAAATCGGTGACAAATATTCGATTTTCGAAAATCCGAAGCATCCATACACGAAAGCATTGCTTTCCGCCATTCCTGTCCCGGATCCGACACGCGAGAAAAAGCACATCGTCCTGACGGGGGATGTCCCTTCGCCGATCAATCCGCCAGAAGGTTGCCGTTTCCATACGCGCTGTCCGTTCGCGCAGGAAAAATGCAAAGTCGACGTCCCAGGATTACGTACGCACGAATCAATGATCAAAGGCCACAAAGCCGCCTGCCATTTCGTCGAGGAGATTGAAAACGGCGAGCTCCAAGTGAAAGGGTTTGAGGAAGCGGTGTTTTAG
- a CDS encoding M14 family metallopeptidase codes for MKRFLVGFLALFMVFATAVPLSAQAVQSVEAVQVADTVELDISRSVLSLTEIRDVTIEADFGREVDLENLELQFGGKALDEWKQWNADAKSYSGEPFILVKKEPHYVDGTTKIAAELEFGLPFGTDDLSPRSIRVLYKELLGDYELALVDSENEVKAATTVELNVYDEFLEWDEIKPSIDRIFEEANEMNDRYLHYESPGKSVEGKDMHLVVLAKDEDAVTNYLENTLPVALETPEDLLAKLKEGTMGDYQIPIWFNNIHPDEVEGIDFQTELLKRFALESEVSFTTTNENGEDEEVVLNVDEVLDNLIFIFNFSHNPDGRVHNTRANVNGFDLNRDNAYQTQIETIQLNQVIAKWTPLAMMEGHGYVKGFLIEPATPPHNPNFEYDLLMEGMIPQAHAMGQAGIGSSKLTSYFLASEEYEDGWDDMGPSYTPIFSMLHGTLGHTVEVPTLSQDSYDAMVGAGLGMINYVFENKDDLYGRQLEIFNRGVKGEDNRAVDPLLTNAAGESIGRVRGEHENFFPDYYVLPTDSWNQKNVSEVYNMVEYLIRNGVKVERTTEDVKIGPTTYPKGAYVVPMKQAKRGLANAMLYAGDDVSDWAAMYDPVVVNFPALRGFTIVDVRMGEEDVLEGLTEQVTEVAVPASVVDERKAMQVLKNVNNDTIRLVNELLKDGKQVGIVQEDKFGFKVGDFVVRSEDVAPFKDEFVFEATVLPAYQAIDLKWIAEPKVASNGSGQLIFSLKELGFNLTDEEQADVVVSDSNLPKELAGKTFVGIGNSVLKAVHDAGLLEGFEYKTTRGGHEGLIKATVNADHPLMAGYRQDELFYTTRGSWITAVPEGAEVLARVKGTDDFYVAGWWPGHEDAKGQTLAFTQQLDDSRITLFANDLAFRAHTKYYYRMLANSIFASAEEAPAPKPGAGKN; via the coding sequence TTGAAACGGTTTTTGGTTGGGTTTTTAGCGTTATTCATGGTGTTTGCGACGGCGGTGCCGCTATCTGCACAGGCAGTCCAATCGGTTGAAGCTGTCCAAGTTGCCGATACCGTCGAACTGGATATCAGCCGATCGGTATTGTCGCTGACGGAAATCCGGGATGTGACGATTGAAGCGGATTTTGGCCGGGAAGTCGATTTGGAGAATCTTGAACTGCAATTCGGCGGGAAAGCGCTTGATGAATGGAAGCAATGGAATGCGGACGCGAAGTCGTATTCAGGAGAGCCGTTCATCCTCGTGAAAAAGGAGCCTCATTATGTAGATGGCACGACGAAGATAGCTGCAGAGCTTGAATTCGGATTGCCATTCGGTACGGATGATTTATCGCCGAGGTCAATCCGAGTCCTTTACAAGGAATTGCTCGGGGACTATGAGCTCGCGTTAGTTGATTCGGAGAATGAAGTGAAAGCGGCTACGACGGTCGAGTTGAATGTGTATGACGAATTCCTTGAATGGGATGAAATCAAGCCTTCCATCGATCGAATCTTCGAAGAGGCTAACGAAATGAATGACCGTTATTTGCATTATGAAAGTCCAGGGAAGAGTGTTGAAGGCAAAGATATGCACCTCGTCGTTCTAGCGAAAGATGAAGACGCGGTGACCAACTATTTGGAGAACACATTGCCGGTTGCGCTTGAAACACCCGAAGATTTATTAGCGAAGCTGAAAGAGGGAACGATGGGCGATTATCAAATTCCGATCTGGTTCAATAATATCCACCCTGACGAAGTGGAAGGGATTGATTTCCAAACGGAATTATTGAAGCGATTCGCATTAGAATCGGAAGTTTCTTTTACGACAACGAATGAAAACGGGGAAGATGAAGAAGTCGTCTTGAATGTCGACGAAGTGCTCGACAATCTAATATTCATTTTCAATTTCTCTCATAACCCGGACGGCCGTGTCCATAATACGCGGGCGAACGTGAACGGGTTCGACTTGAATCGGGACAACGCATATCAAACGCAAATCGAAACGATTCAGTTGAATCAAGTGATCGCGAAGTGGACACCGCTTGCGATGATGGAAGGGCACGGTTATGTGAAAGGGTTCCTAATTGAGCCTGCGACACCGCCGCATAATCCGAACTTTGAATATGATTTATTAATGGAAGGTATGATTCCACAAGCGCATGCAATGGGACAGGCGGGAATCGGCAGTTCCAAGCTGACGTCATATTTCCTTGCATCCGAAGAGTATGAGGATGGCTGGGATGATATGGGGCCTTCCTATACGCCGATTTTCTCAATGTTGCACGGCACGCTTGGTCATACCGTCGAAGTGCCGACGCTCAGCCAGGATTCCTATGACGCGATGGTTGGCGCAGGACTCGGGATGATCAATTATGTGTTTGAGAATAAAGATGATCTGTACGGAAGGCAGCTCGAAATATTCAACCGAGGCGTCAAAGGGGAAGATAATCGTGCAGTGGATCCTCTATTGACGAATGCTGCGGGGGAATCGATCGGGCGTGTCCGCGGGGAGCATGAAAACTTCTTCCCGGATTATTATGTGCTTCCGACTGACTCATGGAACCAGAAAAACGTTTCGGAAGTATACAATATGGTGGAATATTTGATCCGCAATGGCGTGAAGGTCGAGCGGACGACAGAGGATGTCAAAATTGGGCCGACTACGTATCCGAAAGGTGCATACGTCGTTCCGATGAAGCAGGCGAAAAGGGGCTTGGCGAACGCGATGCTGTACGCAGGCGATGACGTCTCCGACTGGGCGGCGATGTACGATCCAGTTGTCGTCAACTTCCCGGCACTTAGAGGATTTACAATCGTCGATGTGCGCATGGGAGAGGAAGACGTACTTGAAGGGCTGACCGAGCAAGTGACGGAAGTGGCGGTCCCTGCAAGCGTTGTCGATGAAAGAAAAGCGATGCAAGTATTGAAGAATGTCAATAACGATACGATCAGATTGGTAAATGAACTGCTGAAGGACGGCAAACAAGTCGGGATTGTGCAAGAAGATAAATTCGGCTTCAAAGTGGGCGATTTCGTCGTCAGGTCTGAAGATGTCGCACCGTTCAAGGACGAGTTTGTGTTTGAGGCGACCGTATTGCCTGCTTACCAAGCAATCGACTTGAAATGGATTGCCGAGCCGAAAGTGGCGAGCAACGGATCCGGCCAATTGATCTTTTCATTGAAGGAGTTAGGATTCAACTTGACGGATGAAGAACAGGCTGACGTCGTCGTTTCCGACTCGAATCTGCCGAAGGAGCTTGCGGGCAAAACGTTCGTCGGTATCGGCAACAGCGTGCTGAAGGCAGTCCATGACGCTGGATTGCTTGAAGGATTTGAGTACAAGACGACAAGAGGCGGACATGAAGGACTGATTAAAGCGACGGTCAACGCGGATCACCCGTTGATGGCCGGTTATCGCCAAGATGAACTGTTCTATACGACGAGAGGCTCGTGGATTACGGCTGTTCCTGAAGGGGCGGAAGTGTTGGCGAGAGTGAAAGGGACGGATGACTTCTATGTCGCCGGATGGTGGCCAGGCCATGAAGATGCAAAGGGACAAACCCTTGCCTTCACTCAGCAACTGGACGATTCGCGGATCACGCTCTTCGCGAACGATCTCGCATTCCGAGCACATACGAAATACTACTACCGAATGCTAGCGAACAGCATTTTCGCATCAGCGGAAGAAGCCCCAGCACCCAAGCCAGGAGCGGGTAAAAACTAA
- a CDS encoding glutathione ABC transporter substrate-binding protein, with the protein MKRNGNVKWLFVLALALSMILAACSGGGSSSSENGSGNDIDEGKGKGIEGGDLVLAVLSDASSLDPAGSNDVPSSVVQANIYETLVKRDDNNNIIAGLAEEWEAIDDTTYEFKLRQGVTFHDGEPFNAEVVKMNLERILDSEVASPRYFLFEMITDVIVKDEHTVQIKTEYPFAPLLAHLSHNGGSMVSPKSIEADYEAMKGGEKAGTVIATNPVGTGFFKFESWTPGNQIKLVKNEDYWGDKVHVDTVTFKVVPESAVRNADLETGFVHIADPVQPNEVAGINEGSFAKVNQKASSSLAYLGFNTEKEPFNDPKVRKAISMLVNKDDISEGVYDGFGIPAKGPLAPGIFGYNEDAKPIDYNLEEAKKLLKEAGFENGFKSSIWTNDNPQRQQIAVLMQEELKKVNIEVEIEVMEFGAYLEKTANGEHDMFILGWSNPTGDADYGLYALFHSSQHGSPGNRSFYGNPEVDKLLEEGRRESDPDERIKIYNKVQEHLIEDAPMAYLIHTEYLTGVSNKIRGFSIGTDGIYQLQGVQFVEEK; encoded by the coding sequence ATGAAGAGAAATGGCAATGTAAAGTGGCTATTTGTTCTAGCTTTGGCTTTGTCAATGATTCTTGCTGCATGTTCTGGGGGTGGTTCATCTTCTTCGGAAAATGGATCGGGGAATGATATTGACGAAGGCAAAGGGAAAGGGATTGAAGGCGGGGACTTAGTGCTCGCAGTTCTATCGGACGCATCTTCATTGGACCCGGCAGGTTCCAATGACGTACCGTCTTCCGTAGTACAAGCGAACATTTACGAAACGCTTGTGAAACGGGATGACAACAATAACATTATCGCAGGCCTTGCAGAAGAATGGGAAGCCATCGATGATACGACGTATGAATTCAAACTTCGCCAAGGGGTCACTTTCCACGATGGGGAGCCTTTCAACGCGGAAGTCGTGAAAATGAACCTAGAGCGGATCCTCGATTCGGAAGTCGCGTCACCGCGTTATTTCCTATTTGAAATGATCACTGACGTAATCGTTAAAGACGAACATACCGTACAAATCAAAACTGAATATCCTTTCGCTCCTTTGCTCGCCCACCTTTCACATAATGGCGGAAGCATGGTGAGCCCGAAATCGATCGAAGCGGACTATGAAGCGATGAAAGGCGGCGAAAAGGCGGGCACCGTCATTGCGACTAACCCTGTCGGCACAGGCTTTTTCAAATTTGAAAGCTGGACGCCAGGCAATCAAATCAAGCTCGTCAAAAACGAAGACTATTGGGGCGACAAAGTCCACGTGGACACTGTGACATTCAAGGTCGTTCCGGAAAGTGCGGTCCGAAACGCAGACCTCGAAACTGGATTCGTCCATATTGCTGACCCTGTCCAACCGAACGAAGTTGCAGGAATCAACGAAGGCAGCTTCGCAAAGGTCAACCAAAAAGCATCGTCCAGCCTTGCATATTTAGGCTTCAACACGGAAAAAGAACCGTTCAACGATCCAAAAGTTCGTAAAGCGATCTCCATGCTCGTGAATAAAGATGATATTAGTGAAGGGGTTTACGACGGGTTCGGAATACCTGCAAAAGGACCTCTTGCACCTGGAATCTTCGGCTATAACGAAGACGCGAAACCAATCGATTACAACTTGGAAGAAGCGAAAAAACTTCTCAAGGAAGCCGGCTTTGAGAACGGATTCAAATCCTCCATCTGGACGAATGACAATCCACAACGTCAACAAATTGCCGTCCTTATGCAGGAAGAATTGAAGAAGGTTAATATTGAAGTAGAAATCGAAGTGATGGAATTTGGTGCCTACCTCGAAAAGACGGCAAACGGCGAACATGACATGTTCATCCTCGGCTGGTCCAACCCGACAGGCGATGCGGACTACGGATTGTACGCGCTGTTCCACTCTTCACAACACGGCTCTCCAGGAAACCGTTCCTTCTACGGAAACCCAGAAGTCGACAAACTTCTTGAAGAAGGCCGACGTGAATCCGATCCGGATGAGCGTATCAAAATTTACAACAAAGTCCAAGAACACCTAATCGAAGACGCTCCGATGGCATACTTAATCCACACGGAATACCTTACGGGCGTCAGCAACAAAATCAGAGGCTTCTCCATCGGCACAGACGGCATCTATCAATTACAAGGCGTCCAGTTCGTGGAAGAGAAATAA